Proteins from a single region of Pseudomonas quebecensis:
- a CDS encoding cold-shock protein, whose translation MSNRQTGTVKWFNDEKGFGFITPQGGGDDLFVHFKAIESDGFKSLKEGQTVSFVAEKGQKGMQAAQVRGE comes from the coding sequence ATGTCTAATCGCCAAACCGGCACCGTTAAATGGTTCAACGATGAAAAAGGCTTCGGCTTCATCACTCCTCAAGGTGGCGGTGACGACCTGTTCGTACACTTCAAAGCTATCGAAAGCGACGGTTTCAAAAGCCTGAAAGAAGGCCAAACCGTTTCCTTCGTGGCTGAGAAAGGCCAAAAGGGTATGCAAGCTGCACAGGTTCGCGGCGAGTAA
- the rbsD gene encoding D-ribose pyranase, producing the protein MKKTPLLNIALSRVIASLGHGDILVIGDAGLPVPPGVELIDLALTQGIPDFISTLRIVLSEMQVESHVLANEILLKQPTALAQLNTLADQAALGERHLLSHDEFKQLSRKARAVVRTGECQPYCNIALVSGVTF; encoded by the coding sequence ATGAAAAAGACTCCGCTGCTCAATATCGCGCTGTCGCGTGTGATCGCCTCCCTGGGCCATGGCGACATCCTGGTCATCGGCGATGCCGGTCTGCCGGTGCCGCCGGGTGTCGAGCTGATCGACCTGGCGTTGACCCAGGGTATTCCTGACTTCATCAGCACTTTGCGCATTGTGCTCAGTGAAATGCAGGTGGAGAGTCATGTGCTGGCCAACGAGATTCTGCTCAAACAGCCAACGGCGCTGGCGCAGCTCAATACCCTGGCTGACCAGGCCGCGCTCGGCGAGCGTCACCTGCTCAGCCATGATGAGTTCAAACAGCTGAGTCGCAAGGCGCGCGCCGTGGTGCGCACTGGCGAGTGTCAGCCTTACTGCAATATTGCGCTGGTGTCCGGCGTGACGTTCTAG
- a CDS encoding nucleoside hydrolase, whose product MQRGLPILRNLFRSVLLLSALTAASAQAAEKIDLIIDTDPGADDVVALLFAMASPEELSIRALTTVAGNVRLDKTSRNARLAREWAGREDIPVYAGAPAPLLRTPIYAENIHGKEGISGVTVHEPKKGLAEGNAVDYLIKTLRAAKPHSITIAMLGPQTNLALALTQDPEITQGIKEVVVMGGAHFNGGNITPVAEFNLFADPVAAEIVLKSGVKLTYLPLDVTHKVLTSEARLKKIADLKNNASKVVGDILNEYVKGDMEHYGIPGGPVHDATVVAYLLKPSLFSGRAVNVVVDSREGPTFGQTIVDWYDGLKQPKNAFWVENGDAQGFFDLLTERLARLK is encoded by the coding sequence ATGCAACGTGGTCTACCCATCCTGAGAAATCTGTTCCGGAGTGTTCTGCTTTTGTCCGCACTCACTGCAGCAAGCGCCCAGGCGGCGGAAAAAATCGACCTGATCATCGACACCGATCCTGGCGCCGATGATGTGGTGGCATTGTTGTTCGCCATGGCCTCTCCGGAAGAGCTGAGCATCCGCGCGCTCACCACCGTCGCCGGTAACGTGCGCCTGGACAAAACTTCCCGTAACGCAAGGCTGGCCCGCGAGTGGGCGGGGCGCGAGGATATCCCGGTATACGCCGGTGCGCCGGCGCCGCTGCTGCGCACGCCGATCTATGCCGAGAATATTCATGGCAAGGAAGGCATTTCCGGTGTGACCGTGCACGAGCCCAAGAAGGGGCTTGCTGAAGGTAATGCCGTCGATTACCTGATCAAGACTTTGCGTGCCGCCAAACCACACAGCATTACCATCGCCATGCTCGGCCCGCAGACCAACCTGGCGCTGGCCCTGACCCAGGATCCGGAAATCACCCAAGGTATCAAGGAAGTGGTGGTGATGGGCGGTGCGCACTTCAACGGTGGCAATATCACGCCGGTGGCTGAGTTCAACCTGTTCGCGGACCCCGTCGCAGCGGAAATCGTGCTCAAGAGCGGCGTCAAGCTGACCTACCTGCCGCTGGACGTGACCCACAAAGTGCTCACCAGTGAGGCGCGCTTGAAGAAAATCGCCGACCTCAAGAACAATGCGAGCAAGGTGGTCGGCGACATTCTCAATGAGTACGTCAAAGGCGACATGGAGCACTACGGCATTCCCGGTGGCCCTGTTCACGATGCCACCGTAGTTGCTTACCTGCTCAAGCCCTCGCTGTTCAGCGGTCGAGCGGTCAACGTGGTGGTAGACAGTCGTGAAGGCCCGACCTTCGGCCAGACTATCGTCGATTGGTACGACGGCCTGAAACAACCGAAAAACGCGTTCTGGGTTGAGAACGGCGATGCCCAGGGCTTTTTCGATCTGTTGACCGAACGTCTGGCGCGCCTTAAGTAA
- a CDS encoding sugar ABC transporter substrate-binding protein, with the protein MKLPFAGRLLAIAVLAAASAALPLSSAFADDAAAKPKVGLVMKSLANEFFVTMQEGAKDYQKTHAADFDMITNGIKNETDTSAQIDIVNQMILSKVNAIVIAPADSKALVTVLKKASDAGIKVVNIDNRLDPDVLKGKNLDIPFVGPDNRKGAKLVGDYLAKQLAAGDKVGIIEGVPTTTNAQQRTAGFKDAMDAAGMKIVSTQSGNWEIDQGQKVASAMLSEYPDLKALLAGNDNMALGAVSAVRAAGKAGKVLVVGYDNIEAIKPMLQDGRVLATADQAAAQQAVFGIQNALKLVKGEKVDAKDGVIETPVELVLKK; encoded by the coding sequence ATGAAGCTGCCATTTGCTGGACGTCTTCTTGCTATCGCTGTGCTTGCTGCCGCATCCGCTGCTTTACCTCTCTCCTCTGCATTTGCCGATGACGCCGCCGCCAAACCGAAGGTCGGCCTGGTGATGAAGTCACTGGCCAACGAATTCTTCGTGACCATGCAGGAAGGCGCCAAGGACTATCAGAAAACCCACGCCGCCGATTTCGACATGATCACCAACGGGATCAAGAACGAGACCGATACGTCGGCGCAGATCGACATCGTCAATCAGATGATTCTTTCCAAGGTCAACGCCATCGTCATTGCACCTGCTGACTCCAAGGCGCTGGTCACGGTCCTGAAGAAAGCCTCCGACGCCGGGATCAAGGTCGTCAACATCGACAACCGTCTTGATCCGGATGTGCTGAAAGGCAAAAATCTCGACATCCCGTTCGTAGGTCCGGACAACCGCAAGGGCGCCAAACTGGTGGGCGACTACCTGGCCAAGCAACTGGCCGCCGGGGATAAGGTCGGGATCATCGAAGGGGTCCCGACCACCACCAATGCGCAGCAGCGCACCGCCGGTTTCAAGGACGCGATGGATGCCGCGGGCATGAAGATCGTTTCCACCCAATCGGGTAACTGGGAGATCGACCAGGGCCAGAAAGTCGCATCTGCAATGCTGAGTGAATACCCTGACCTCAAGGCTCTGCTGGCCGGTAACGACAACATGGCCCTGGGCGCCGTTTCTGCCGTACGTGCGGCGGGCAAGGCGGGCAAGGTATTGGTAGTGGGTTACGACAATATCGAAGCCATCAAGCCGATGCTGCAGGACGGTCGCGTGCTGGCCACTGCCGACCAGGCGGCTGCCCAGCAAGCCGTGTTCGGTATCCAGAACGCCCTCAAGCTGGTCAAGGGTGAGAAAGTCGATGCCAAAGATGGCGTGATCGAAACCCCGGTCGAACTCGTCCTCAAGAAGTAA
- a CDS encoding sugar ABC transporter ATP-binding protein gives MSSSAPNAVLSVSGIGKTYAQPVLADITLTLNRGEVLALTGENGAGKSTLSKIIGGLVTPTTGHMQFNGQDYSPASRTQAEALGVRMVMQELNLLPTLTVAENLFLHKLPSRGGWISRKQLRKAAIEAMAQVGLDAIDPDTLVGSLGIGHQQMVEIARNLIGDCHVLILDEPTAMLTAREVEMLFEQITRLQARGVAIIYISHRLEELARVAQRIAVLRDGKLVCVEPMANYNSEQLVTLMVGRELGEHIDLGPRTIGGPALTVKGLTRSDKVRDVSFEVRAGEIYGISGLIGAGRTELLRLIFGADQADSGTVALGTSAQVVSIRSPVDAVGHGIALITEDRKGEGLLLTQSISANIALGNMPEISKGGVVNGRDETALAKRQIDAMRIRSSSPAQLVSQLSGGNQQKVVIGRWLERDCSVMLFDEPTRGIDVGAKFDIYALLGELTRQGKALVVVSSDLRELMLICDRIGVLSAGRLIDTFERDSWTQDELLAAAFAGYQKRDALLNDAVLRDTP, from the coding sequence ATGTCATCTTCCGCCCCGAACGCTGTCCTCTCGGTCAGCGGTATCGGTAAGACCTATGCCCAGCCTGTGCTGGCCGACATCACCCTGACGCTCAATCGTGGCGAAGTGTTGGCACTGACCGGTGAAAACGGCGCAGGCAAAAGTACCTTGTCGAAGATTATCGGCGGGCTGGTCACACCGACCACCGGGCACATGCAGTTCAACGGCCAGGATTACAGCCCGGCCAGCCGCACCCAAGCCGAGGCGCTGGGTGTGCGCATGGTCATGCAGGAGCTCAACCTGCTGCCGACCCTGACCGTAGCCGAAAACCTGTTTTTGCATAAGCTGCCCAGCCGCGGTGGCTGGATCAGCCGCAAGCAATTGCGCAAGGCGGCGATCGAGGCCATGGCCCAGGTCGGCCTGGATGCCATTGATCCGGACACCCTGGTCGGCAGCCTCGGCATCGGCCACCAGCAAATGGTCGAGATCGCGCGCAACCTGATCGGTGACTGCCATGTGCTGATCCTCGATGAGCCCACGGCCATGCTCACCGCCCGCGAAGTCGAGATGCTGTTTGAACAGATCACGCGTCTGCAGGCCCGTGGCGTGGCGATCATCTACATTTCGCACCGGTTGGAAGAATTGGCCCGGGTCGCCCAGCGGATCGCGGTATTGCGTGACGGCAAACTGGTGTGCGTCGAGCCGATGGCCAACTACAACAGCGAGCAACTGGTCACGTTGATGGTCGGTCGCGAGTTGGGCGAGCACATCGACCTGGGGCCCCGTACCATCGGCGGTCCGGCGCTGACGGTCAAAGGTCTGACCCGCTCGGACAAAGTCCGCGATGTGTCTTTCGAGGTACGTGCCGGTGAGATCTATGGCATTTCCGGCCTGATCGGCGCCGGGCGTACTGAATTGCTGCGCTTGATCTTCGGCGCCGACCAGGCCGACAGCGGCACTGTAGCCCTGGGCACTTCGGCCCAGGTGGTGAGCATTCGTTCACCGGTTGATGCAGTAGGCCATGGCATTGCGTTGATCACCGAGGACCGCAAGGGCGAAGGTCTGCTGCTGACCCAGTCCATCAGCGCGAACATTGCCCTGGGCAATATGCCGGAGATTTCCAAAGGTGGCGTGGTCAATGGCCGCGATGAGACCGCCCTGGCCAAGCGTCAGATCGATGCCATGCGCATCCGCAGTTCCAGCCCGGCGCAACTGGTGTCGCAATTGTCCGGCGGCAACCAGCAGAAGGTGGTGATCGGCCGCTGGCTGGAGCGCGACTGCTCGGTGATGCTGTTCGACGAGCCCACGCGCGGTATAGACGTTGGCGCCAAGTTCGACATCTACGCTTTGCTCGGCGAGTTGACCCGCCAGGGTAAGGCGCTCGTGGTGGTGTCCAGCGACCTGCGTGAACTCATGCTGATCTGCGATCGCATCGGCGTGCTGTCCGCCGGGCGCCTGATCGACACGTTTGAGCGCGACAGTTGGACCCAGGACGAATTGCTCGCCGCCGCCTTTGCCGGCTATCAGAAACGTGATGCGCTGCTCAACGATGCAGTGCTTAGGGATACCCCATGA
- a CDS encoding ABC transporter permease gives MKTTISPGKTGGNFYGLGTYLGLAGALLAMIALFSVLSDHFLSYDTFSTLANQIPDLMVLAVGMTFILIIGGIDLSVGSVLALAASAVSVAILSWGWSVLPAAVLGMGCAALAGTLTGSITVAWRIPSFIVSLGVLEMARGVAYQMTGSRTAYIGDSFAWLSNPIAFGISPSFIIALLVIIAAQLVLTRTVFGRYLIGIGTNEEAVRLAGINPKPYKILVFSLMGLLAGVAALFQISRLEAADPNAGSGLELQVIAAVVIGGTSLMGGRGSVISTFFGVLIISVLAAGLAQIGATEPTKRIITGAVIVIAVILDTYRSQRASRRG, from the coding sequence ATGAAAACAACTATTTCTCCCGGTAAAACCGGCGGCAACTTCTATGGCCTGGGGACTTACCTGGGCCTGGCAGGAGCCTTGCTCGCGATGATTGCGCTGTTCTCGGTGCTGAGCGATCACTTCCTGTCCTACGACACGTTCAGCACGTTAGCCAACCAGATTCCGGACCTGATGGTGCTGGCGGTGGGCATGACCTTTATCCTGATCATCGGCGGTATCGACCTGTCGGTTGGCTCGGTGCTCGCATTGGCGGCGTCGGCGGTCAGTGTGGCGATCCTCAGCTGGGGCTGGAGCGTTTTGCCGGCCGCCGTGCTGGGCATGGGTTGCGCCGCATTGGCCGGCACGCTCACCGGTTCGATCACCGTGGCCTGGCGCATTCCGTCGTTTATCGTGTCCCTCGGTGTGTTGGAAATGGCCCGCGGCGTCGCGTACCAGATGACCGGTTCACGCACCGCCTACATCGGTGACTCGTTCGCCTGGCTGTCCAACCCGATTGCCTTTGGTATTTCACCGTCGTTCATCATCGCCTTGCTGGTGATCATTGCGGCGCAACTGGTTTTAACGCGCACGGTATTCGGTCGCTACCTGATCGGTATCGGCACCAACGAAGAAGCGGTGCGTCTGGCGGGGATCAATCCCAAGCCCTACAAAATATTGGTATTCAGCCTTATGGGCCTGCTGGCTGGCGTGGCCGCGCTGTTCCAGATTTCGCGCCTGGAAGCGGCGGACCCGAACGCCGGTTCCGGCCTGGAGCTGCAAGTAATCGCGGCGGTGGTGATCGGTGGCACCAGCCTGATGGGCGGGCGCGGTTCGGTGATCAGCACGTTCTTTGGCGTCTTGATCATCTCGGTCCTGGCTGCCGGCCTGGCGCAGATCGGCGCCACCGAGCCGACTAAACGCATCATCACCGGTGCCGTGATCGTGATCGCCGTGATCCTCGATACCTACCGCAGCCAGCGCGCCAGTCGGCGAGGCTAA
- a CDS encoding endonuclease, producing MRVRFIALCCLLLTATVQAQAPRTFSEAKKIAWKLYAPQSTEFYCGCKYTGNRVDLKACGYTPRKNAGRAARIEWEHIVPAWQIGHQRQCWQNGGRKNCTRHDEVFKRAEADLHNLVPSIGEVNGDRNNFSFGWLPVQRGQYGSCLTQVDFKARKVMPRPSIRGMIARTYFYMSKQYGLRLSKQDRQLYEAWNKTYPVQAWERQRNQTVACVMGRGNEFVGPVNLKACG from the coding sequence ATGCGCGTCCGTTTCATTGCCCTGTGCTGCCTGTTGCTTACCGCCACTGTCCAGGCTCAAGCGCCACGTACCTTCAGCGAAGCCAAGAAGATCGCCTGGAAGCTCTACGCCCCCCAATCCACCGAGTTTTACTGCGGCTGCAAGTACACCGGCAACCGCGTGGACCTTAAAGCCTGCGGCTACACCCCGCGCAAGAATGCCGGTCGGGCCGCGCGTATTGAGTGGGAACACATCGTGCCGGCCTGGCAGATCGGGCATCAGCGCCAATGTTGGCAGAACGGCGGGCGCAAGAACTGCACGCGCCATGACGAGGTGTTCAAGCGCGCCGAAGCGGATCTGCACAATCTGGTGCCCAGCATCGGCGAGGTCAATGGTGACCGGAACAACTTCAGTTTCGGTTGGCTGCCGGTGCAACGCGGGCAGTACGGCTCATGCCTGACCCAGGTGGACTTCAAGGCCAGGAAAGTCATGCCGCGCCCTTCGATACGCGGAATGATCGCACGCACCTATTTCTACATGAGCAAACAGTATGGCTTGCGCCTGTCAAAACAGGATCGCCAGCTCTATGAAGCCTGGAACAAAACCTACCCGGTACAAGCCTGGGAACGCCAGCGGAACCAGACCGTGGCGTGCGTGATGGGGCGCGGCAATGAATTTGTCGGCCCGGTGAACCTCAAGGCCTGCGGCTGA
- a CDS encoding SPOR domain-containing protein, which produces MRKVAMAMAVLALAGCGEGKPVDAPKAKPAVTESQPQAGTIAAQEWDVRVGPPDHKLQAITDLTAWLLEHGFNFYIVKADGKDEVFLGPFATRAEAEAKQALLTEKLARAKKNDTESQVVEHKAAQ; this is translated from the coding sequence GTGCGTAAAGTAGCGATGGCAATGGCGGTGTTGGCGCTGGCCGGTTGTGGCGAAGGCAAACCCGTCGATGCCCCCAAGGCCAAGCCCGCCGTGACCGAAAGCCAGCCACAGGCCGGTACGATTGCTGCTCAGGAGTGGGATGTGCGGGTAGGCCCGCCGGACCATAAGCTGCAGGCGATCACCGACCTTACCGCCTGGTTGCTGGAACATGGTTTCAATTTTTATATCGTGAAAGCGGACGGCAAGGACGAGGTATTCCTCGGGCCTTTCGCGACCAGGGCCGAGGCCGAAGCCAAGCAGGCGCTGCTCACCGAAAAGCTCGCACGGGCCAAGAAGAACGACACCGAGTCCCAAGTGGTGGAGCACAAGGCCGCCCAGTAA
- a CDS encoding LacI family DNA-binding transcriptional regulator: MATIKDVAALAGISYTTVSHVVNKTRPVSEPVRLKVEAAIKQLDYVPSAVARSLKAKTTATIGLLVPNSLNPYFAELARGIEDYCERNGYCVILCNSDDNAEKQRNYLRVLLEKRIDGLIVTSVGGDDSGLAAGLSAVRTPMVIVDRALDGIDVDLVRIDHEEGAYLATRHLLELGHRDIACIGGPAHTRVAQMRLAGYQRALHEAGVKVPAARVRDSDFTSTGGYAAAVQLLADKPPSAIFASNDMIGFGVLRAAAERNIRVPGELSVIGFDDIQMGRYVYPALTTVGQSIVQLGETAAELLLRRIATPQLPIDQRIVTPSIVLRESTAPVAGVFAQYR; the protein is encoded by the coding sequence ATGGCAACGATCAAGGATGTGGCAGCACTTGCGGGTATTTCCTACACCACGGTGTCCCATGTGGTGAACAAGACGCGCCCGGTCAGCGAGCCGGTGCGTCTCAAGGTCGAAGCGGCGATCAAGCAGCTCGACTATGTGCCCAGTGCCGTCGCGCGTTCGCTCAAGGCCAAGACCACCGCTACCATCGGCCTGTTGGTGCCTAACAGCCTCAACCCGTACTTCGCGGAACTGGCCCGTGGCATCGAGGATTATTGCGAGCGTAACGGTTACTGCGTGATTCTCTGCAACTCCGACGACAACGCTGAAAAGCAACGCAACTATTTGCGGGTGTTGCTGGAAAAAAGAATCGACGGCTTGATCGTGACGTCCGTAGGCGGTGATGACAGTGGGCTTGCCGCAGGCTTGAGCGCGGTGCGCACGCCCATGGTGATTGTCGACAGGGCGTTGGATGGCATCGACGTCGATCTGGTGCGTATCGACCATGAGGAGGGCGCTTACCTGGCCACTCGCCATTTGCTTGAGCTGGGGCACCGCGACATTGCCTGTATCGGTGGCCCGGCGCATACCCGAGTGGCGCAGATGCGCCTGGCAGGGTATCAGCGGGCGCTGCACGAAGCGGGCGTGAAGGTGCCGGCCGCGCGCGTCCGCGACAGCGACTTCACCAGCACCGGCGGTTATGCTGCCGCGGTGCAACTGCTGGCGGATAAGCCGCCCAGCGCAATTTTCGCCAGCAATGACATGATCGGTTTCGGCGTGCTGCGCGCGGCGGCGGAACGCAATATCCGCGTGCCCGGCGAGCTGTCGGTGATCGGTTTCGATGACATTCAAATGGGCCGTTACGTTTACCCGGCGCTGACCACGGTGGGGCAGTCCATCGTGCAATTGGGCGAGACGGCCGCCGAGCTTTTACTGCGACGGATCGCAACCCCTCAACTGCCGATCGATCAACGTATCGTGACGCCGAGCATTGTGTTGCGCGAGTCGACGGCACCCGTCGCCGGTGTGTTTGCCCAATACCGCTGA
- the rbsK gene encoding ribokinase has protein sequence MPAKVVVIGSLNMDLVTRASRLPRAGETLIGQTFSTVPGGKGANQAVAVARLGGEVAMIGCVGSDAYGSQLRDALLVEGIDCQAVAAVTGSSGVALIVVDDSSQNAIVIVAGSNGALTPASLQTFDAVLQGADVIVCQLEVPMDTVGYALKRGRELGKTLILNPAPASGPLPAEWYASIDYLIPNESEASALSGVTVDSLDSAKEAATRLIEAGAGKVIVTLGAQGALFADGQGFEHLVAPKVKAVDTTAAGDTFVGGFAAALSAGKSEAEAIRFGQVAAALSVTRAGAQPSIPTLHDVQGFVPS, from the coding sequence ATGCCCGCAAAAGTAGTGGTAATAGGCAGCTTGAACATGGACCTGGTCACCCGCGCCAGCCGTTTGCCGCGCGCCGGTGAAACGTTGATCGGCCAGACATTTTCCACCGTGCCCGGCGGTAAGGGCGCCAACCAGGCCGTGGCGGTGGCGCGCTTGGGAGGCGAGGTGGCGATGATCGGCTGCGTGGGCTCCGATGCCTACGGTAGCCAATTGCGCGATGCTTTGCTGGTCGAGGGTATCGATTGTCAGGCTGTGGCTGCCGTCACTGGCTCCAGCGGCGTGGCGTTGATCGTGGTGGATGACAGCAGCCAGAACGCGATCGTGATCGTGGCCGGCAGCAATGGCGCTCTGACGCCAGCCTCATTGCAAACGTTCGACGCGGTGCTGCAGGGGGCCGACGTGATCGTCTGCCAGCTTGAAGTGCCCATGGACACCGTAGGGTACGCCCTCAAGCGTGGCCGTGAACTGGGCAAGACCCTGATCCTCAATCCGGCCCCGGCCAGTGGCCCGTTGCCGGCCGAGTGGTACGCCTCGATCGACTATCTGATTCCCAACGAAAGCGAAGCCAGTGCGCTGAGTGGCGTGACGGTCGATTCCCTCGACAGCGCCAAAGAAGCCGCGACTCGCCTGATCGAAGCCGGTGCCGGCAAAGTCATCGTTACCCTGGGTGCGCAAGGTGCGTTGTTTGCCGATGGCCAAGGGTTTGAGCACTTGGTGGCGCCCAAGGTCAAGGCGGTTGATACCACCGCAGCCGGCGACACCTTCGTGGGCGGTTTTGCAGCCGCATTGTCCGCTGGCAAAAGCGAAGCCGAGGCCATCCGCTTTGGCCAGGTTGCAGCCGCGCTGTCGGTCACCCGCGCTGGCGCACAACCTTCCATTCCAACGCTGCACGACGTACAAGGTTTTGTGCCCTCATGA
- a CDS encoding asparaginase: MTSALKNFVPGALALLLLFPIAAQAKDVESKAKLSNVVILATGGTIAGAGASAANSATYQAAKVGIEQLIAGVPELSQIANVRGEQVMQIASESITNENLLQLGRRVAELADSKDVDGIVITHGTDTLEETAYFLNLVEKTDKPIVVVGSMRPGTAMSADGMLNLYNAVAVAGSKEARGKGVLVTMNDEIQSGRDVSKMINIKTEAFKSPWGPLGMVVEGKSYWFRLPAKRHTMDSEFDIKTIKSLPDVEIAYGYGNVSDTAYKALAQAGAKAIIHAGTGNGSVSSKVVPTLVDLRKQGVQIIRSSHVNAGGMVLRNAEQPDDKYDWVAALDLNPQKARILAMVALTKTQDSKELQRMFWEY, translated from the coding sequence ATGACATCTGCACTGAAGAACTTTGTTCCGGGCGCTTTGGCCCTCCTGCTGCTGTTCCCTATCGCCGCCCAGGCAAAGGATGTTGAATCCAAGGCCAAGCTATCCAACGTAGTGATCCTTGCCACCGGCGGCACCATCGCCGGCGCGGGCGCCAGCGCCGCCAACAGCGCCACGTACCAGGCGGCCAAGGTCGGCATCGAGCAATTGATTGCCGGTGTTCCTGAGCTTAGCCAGATCGCCAATGTGCGCGGCGAACAAGTGATGCAAATTGCGTCCGAAAGCATCACTAACGAAAACCTGCTGCAATTGGGTCGCCGCGTCGCCGAACTGGCCGACAGTAAGGACGTGGATGGCATTGTTATTACCCACGGCACCGACACGCTGGAAGAAACCGCCTACTTCCTGAACCTGGTGGAAAAGACCGACAAGCCCATCGTGGTGGTCGGCTCCATGCGCCCGGGCACTGCCATGTCGGCCGACGGCATGCTCAACCTGTACAACGCCGTGGCCGTTGCCGGCAGCAAAGAGGCACGTGGCAAAGGCGTACTGGTGACCATGAACGACGAGATCCAATCGGGTCGCGATGTCAGCAAAATGATCAATATCAAGACCGAAGCGTTCAAAAGCCCATGGGGACCATTGGGCATGGTGGTTGAAGGTAAATCCTACTGGTTCCGCCTGCCGGCCAAGCGCCACACCATGGACTCTGAGTTCGACATCAAAACCATCAAGAGCCTGCCCGACGTCGAGATCGCCTACGGCTACGGCAACGTGAGCGACACCGCCTACAAGGCCCTGGCCCAGGCGGGCGCCAAAGCCATCATCCATGCCGGTACCGGCAATGGCTCGGTGTCTTCCAAAGTGGTGCCGACTCTGGTGGACCTGCGCAAGCAAGGCGTGCAGATCATTCGTTCATCCCACGTCAACGCCGGCGGCATGGTGCTGCGTAATGCCGAACAGCCTGATGACAAATACGACTGGGTGGCTGCGCTTGATCTGAACCCGCAGAAAGCGCGGATTCTGGCGATGGTCGCCCTGACCAAGACCCAGGACAGCAAAGAGCTGCAACGGATGTTCTGGGAATATTGA
- a CDS encoding I78 family peptidase inhibitor, producing the protein MPWKLASFGTLLAALALAGCSTSGTSEPAKDAVADAGHSRCEAKAAEFAIGQKASAQLLEQARARSGAQNARILKPNDMITLEYRSDRLNLNTDDNLVITRVNCG; encoded by the coding sequence ATGCCTTGGAAGCTCGCATCATTCGGTACTTTGTTGGCGGCACTCGCACTGGCGGGTTGCAGCACCTCGGGTACCTCTGAGCCGGCCAAAGATGCCGTGGCCGACGCCGGCCATAGCCGCTGTGAGGCGAAGGCCGCCGAATTTGCGATTGGCCAGAAAGCCTCTGCGCAACTGCTTGAGCAGGCACGCGCGCGATCCGGTGCGCAGAATGCGCGGATCCTCAAGCCCAACGATATGATCACCCTGGAATATCGCTCCGACCGCCTGAACCTGAATACCGATGACAACCTGGTGATCACTCGGGTTAATTGCGGCTGA
- a CDS encoding DUF1654 domain-containing protein, with translation MAKSSAVPTLPDAYERLAVRVQKIINSTQAQKAKAALIFRLADEPEDEWQRLLEEIAENDNVTLAYRDDGGVQIFWVVPKED, from the coding sequence GTGGCTAAATCATCCGCCGTGCCAACCCTACCTGACGCCTACGAACGCCTGGCCGTTCGCGTGCAAAAGATCATCAACTCCACCCAGGCCCAGAAAGCCAAAGCCGCCTTGATCTTCCGCCTGGCGGACGAACCCGAGGACGAATGGCAGCGCTTGCTGGAAGAAATCGCGGAGAACGATAACGTCACCCTCGCCTACCGCGACGACGGCGGCGTGCAGATTTTCTGGGTTGTGCCGAAGGAAGATTGA